The DNA sequence TGCTTAAATTTGCTGACCTAGAAATAGTgcagaatcttaaatatttcttcttccttttatCATAACTTCTTgtgcttttaaatgtttctaaatCCTCAAACTTTCAGATTACTTTCAggtttaatgtgaaaatattgaGATTTTCAATGTGGTCTCAGACCTTTGGACCCAATTGTACATGTAGGTTCAAGAAAACAAGATGTGAAGTTAGAAAATAAGGATGCAACCATCTGGGAAGTTACAAAGAATTTATACTAAAGGTTTTATATAACAGGTACTTATTCTAATGTTACGAGATACTTCTGACCTACTGAGCAAAACAACTGGAAGTTTATGACAGACATATATTCGAGCATCTTGCACAGCTGCCTGAACAAGAGATGGACactcctggttttcagttcaactgtatttactgtagaaaaaaacgttAAAACTTACTGCACTCAGGTTTATAAAGCTTTATCGCTCAGTAATGGTCATACTGTGCCTtgtaataatagaataaatacGTGGTGGTTAAAAATACTTCTAGTTCTTCCCATACATACCCCATAATATTACAATAGGTatctattattttaaaaagtacctACAGTATAAATTCTTTTTCTAAGTTGTACCTATATGTACGTATGTTAGTACAAACTGGGAATAATAAGGCTGTACATtgtgggctgtaatctaaaCCTACTGAGCCCTTAAATAGACCCTCAGAAAGTGAAGCATCAATATTTCAATTAAGTGACAGTAGAGGTTATACTGATACACAACAAAATTGTTcttttacttattattattattatttttgtgaaagTCTTTAGAGTTAAAAAGGGTAAGTGTAATAATCTTAGGCCTATTTTCCCCTCTGGTATTTAGAGAGACTGTTTCTTGAGTTAATTATCATATAAAATTATGCattgaatgttttcttctatgtgtattaaacatgttttgtttatgtgtaaGCGGTgtgaatatgttttatatgttttcttatggatcacaatgaaacaaaaacaacaaactagaAAATGGATGTTAATCAGAATCAAGTTGTCCACCTACAATGAAactgtctgtgtgcatttttaaaatctgtttatcTAATCATTCataactgttttgtttggattcaacctttatttaaaaggCTCTCAGGTTTTCCATCACTTGTTGATGAGTCACTTGGCGGCTAACCCTGAACAGTTTAACCTGGTCTGGTTTCCTGAGGACAGTTTCAGTGTCCCATTTAAAGGCTTTAAATGCTGATATTGCTGCATTCAGTCTCACTCAAACATTGAatacttcacttttttttcctattgTCCAATTTTATCACTTGAAGACCATAAAATAAGCATTTTCTATCAGACCAGAGCAGGGAGGAGTCCTCTAAATCTGCGGTCTTAGTCTTTGTACCCACCATGTTATAATCActtatgtttgttgttttttttcacacttgGATCACACAGGAAGTGGTCCGACATAAAGGTACGGCGGTTGTTTCGAtacactgctctgctctgcggTGAACTGCTTTCTGCAGCGATGCTTTTTCAGCTTTTGTGTTGTATgacctttttgtttcttttaatttgggTCGTGGTGCCCGCCATCGCGTGTATGACGCAGTATTTTTCTCAATCACCAGGCACAATTTCCCCTGGCATCAAATATTACACAGAACTATGAACACCTGTGTGATGCCACGaaactgaacacagaaacaaacaatgaCCTTAAagaaatcaacaaaaactgaacagagTATCATTCACAAATGTACTATTTATTGCAGTATAATTCATTTGTATTGCATAACACTGTCCAGGTGTTCATGTTAATATGTCCATACGCCTGTGGCCGGTCAAGCGCACTAGAGCtacaacaattagtcgattaatggATCAAGAGAATattaatcagcaattattttgataactgaatcatctttttagtctttttttttttttttacaggaaaaactgcttttctttgtcatacatgatagtaaaatgaatatctttaggttttagACTGctgctcagacaaaacaagacatctgaagacatgaCTTTGGGAAATTGTaaccagcatttttttttgcttatttctGACCTTTTATTGACCAAACGAGGGAAATATCAGCAGAAtgataaacagtaaaaaaacaaaaaggtacCTGGTTAAACAACCCTTTTCTAAACTtgagtgaaaagaaaatatttgtaactggttaattgtttttttttttttttattacagtttagCAGCAGTAAGATGTGTTTCCACTGACACTACACAAGATATGAAACAATATACGTATCTATGAGCACCTAAAAATAATTATAAGCTACAAgtgtttgttttaagaaagcAAGGAGCACATATGAATACTTCAGAGAGTGAAACTGAAATTCATTATGTTTACTGACCCCTTGTGTCCAACATGGCTAGTGTTCAAACATAGAGGTATTactttacaaaatgttttggaATAAACTGCAGAAACTTGGTCTTTTGACAAATCTCATTGatcaaaaacacagtttttaagaaaaagtttCCACTTCTGctctgaataaaaacaaaacagcatcaCTGTCTTCACCACCAGGTGAATATGAGTTTGTAGAAGTAGTTGTAGCTCCTGGACATGAAGCTCTTCTCCATGACGTGAGGCTCGACACTCACCCTGTAGCCCTGACTCTCAATGTCCATCCTGATACAGTCCAGCAGGTCTTTGACGGACGGGACGGCTTTCCAGGGTCCGAACGTCACCACTGATTCCTTATCGGCCTCCAGGCTGTTGATGGCGTTGTCGTAGAAACCCAGATCCTCCTCCGTCCGCAGTACGCAGATCATGATGGTGGAGTGCCGGGCGGCGATGGCCTCTGCTCTGGCGATACGAATCAGCACCTGGAAGAAAAGTGAAATGATTATCGATTAGTCACACGATGGAAAATTAATCGCcgactgttttgataatcatttttaaagaataaatgttaaaattctctggttccagcttcttaaatgttgatatttttggtGTGTTTGGACTGTTGTTCGGGACATTTTTGGTTGAATTTTAGCTTATGAGAAACggttttcaacattttttcacctttttcaaACACATGCAGCCTTAGAAGAACTGTGTCTGGAGctgaaacaatgaattgattagttgatcaacagaaaagtaatacgttattattttgataattgatttagGTGATTTTTTctagcaaaaatgccaaatattcactgGTTTCAGCCTTTCATTTGtgagttttttcctctttttctgtcatataTTGCTTTGAATATACtctgaaaactgaatattatgGTATTTTAGACTGAGAAAACCAATTGAGAAAACAGTTGAcggattaattgataatgaaataatcgttagttgcagccttaatcaAGAGACAATCAAGTTTTAAGCAGATTAAACCTGAAGTGAGCAAACTATTTTCCAATTATATTATACTGATATATTATATGAAAAGTTTTCATTAAATggcaatttcagtgtcattaaacacagaaaaaacatcacTTGTGTGGACAGATTAATAATATTAGAGGGTTATGTTGtgctttcattttgtctttgttcctGACACATTTAATTGgtattttgagtgtttttaatagtttttggacgacAACGGAGGTCTGCAGCACAGAggatacagatacacacacacacacacaatacttgttagtaaatcagttcatcgttggtttggctccaaacatgagatttgtttgcagttagaaaaataaagaagatgACCAGCCTGATCTTTTAACAATGAACAATTCATAGTGTTCTGGAAATTTTCGTCACTGCATCGCTGAGTGTATCTGACCTCGATGTTTTCTTTGTAGTGCGGGACTCTGGAGAGGAACTGCTGCCTTCCCACGAGCTCCCCGAACAGCCGAGGAGTTTCCTCCAAACGTTTGATCAGTGGTTTGATGTTGTAGTGGATCGCTTCCTTGTGaacctgcaggaaaaaaaacacaaaacatgattCTGAAGTTCTGTTTCAACGAGCCCctctaaaaaacacacatttatctttatataTCAATAAAGGATTTCTTTAAACAGCTTTACACTGATCCTGTGTCAATCACAGGACTCAAACCTCCGGGATGTTCTCAGCGGGCAGCCGGTCTGATCTCAGGAACTCCAGAACGGCTCCAAAGTGCGAACCGTCCCTGTCGATGAAGTAGTATCCCTCAGCGTCGGTGCATAGTTTGGGCTTCCCGCCGAACAGCTCGGCCAGCTTGGAGTCCGGGTGTTTCCTGAGCGTGCTCAGAGAGGTGCTGAAGACGTGACCTCCGACATTTAACTGCACAACAGGAGTGCGCTGGAGGGAAAGATAATGAATTTAAATCAACGTTTAACTTTATCCTCATATTTGTTGCAACACTTTATGAACTATTTCCCAAAACAAGATGGACcaaaaaactaattaattaacaattattcaAGAAAATCAACAGACTAAAAAATAGATATTTGGGTTGAATTTTGATGCTGATCAGACTTAGTGAGGAATCAGAAGATGAAgctttgggctctgggaacttgtaATGTGCTACATGTGATATTATGGATTGATTGGCTGGAAAAGCAATCCGTTCTTGCActcaatgacagaaaaatgaaccGGCACGTCAGGTActcaaacacatactgtacaccgTGTGTGTTTAGTGGCTACAGGAAGGGCGTCAGCTCGCTCAGGTTGATAAGACCACATGCCTTCACCGACTGTCTTTTAGAGAATCACTGATGCAAGTTATTCCTGAAACAGGTACAGAGCAGCAGTGACGGCAGGACTTGATCAGTCATGTTAGAGTCATTACAGATATGTGCGGAGTTTTGCatcttttcatgtgttgttgaaAACTTAACAcacttttttgaaaaagtgGGAAATACATAATGAATAATAAACTAATCTGTAAAGTCACATTAGGGGATTTTGTAACGAGAAATAGTCTATAAACAAAGACAACGTACATCTTTACCATCATTAATGTTGTAGTTTTTGGATAAGCTTTGTTCATGTGATCATAACAGGCTGATAAATACTCACACAGCAACTTAAAAGCACTTAAACAACCTCTCTGGTGTGTACAAACAGTCCAACTGGAGTTATCTTGGATCATTTGATTCTTTTGTCTCATTTATCCCTCAAACCAGGATCATAAACAACGTTTTGTGCTATTAAAAACCAGATTTAGCTGTTTAATCCGTGTACATCCCCCcttttatatgaaaatgttacagttaaagGGTTAATATTCCTCCAACCGAGACATTTTTTCTTCCGTCTCTCAACTCTGCAGATTCCTCGGCGTTGGATTTGAGTTTCGTGGAACAAAGCGGCGGTAAAAACAGCTGTAAACGAGCAACAAACTCTCTCAGACCTTAAACTttgcaaaactgaaaaaagaagtTGGAAATAGCTGCAGTGAATAATGGGCTCATGCCTGCGCGCGCCTCCATCCACCTGTTGAGTCACTGCGCAGGTGGGAAGTTCAGTTTAACTCGCACAGATTCACTAAACATCTTAATTATCACgttaaaagtgtgtttgtcttACCGGAATGGCGGGTGAAGACTGTTTTTCAGATGATTTGTAGTCCGGTAGACTCATCGTGTCTTCGGTGTCTGTCCAGGTGTGAACTCAGCTGCTCGGCAGGTAGCCGCTCGGGGGCGTGGCCTAACCCGGACGTGGTGTACAGGTGTTGACAAGATGAGTCACTCTtagtaataaatattttatgtctCTCATTCCTGAGTGATTAGATAgagatttttatttgaattctcTGTATTTTGACCATTCCCTGTTACTGTTGTGGTATTATGatattgtatgtatatacagtatttatatatagttacaCATCACCGCATTTCTTCatcataaaataattcaaactatATTTTTGATTGATTGGTATTTTAATCCCTGAAAGCAAGTTGTAGTCTTCTGCATATACTGCATTTGTGGTACCAGGAAATAGAGCAGAGTGAGACCTCTTTACAGCTTTTAGCTCTCTTAAAAAGCTCCTTCAAAGCAAATTATGTagaagaataaaacaacaggagcccaaatgaacattgaaacctgtttttcttgctgtaatcattcctcctgttcatactgaccattagaagatcccttcataatgtgatgggggacaaaatccacagtcctccttctgtgcaaaaatgtatttaacatgtttatctgaagctgatatgaagcttcagcatccaaatgagtcaaatcaagtagttATCTTTCAACATTTAGCAttaaaaattccctctttgtgtttcctcagacagcatttccttgttgagctgtggtggaagtatagtaacaaaaagagggactttggcactaaaaagactaatgttgaaagatatttacttgatatgactaactcagactgctgtagcttcatattagcttcacatcaacttttaaatgactctgtggacacattgtggatttggggtcccatcacttacattgaaggCACATTAGAAGATCTTTTAATATctagtatgagcaggaggaataattacagcaaggaaaacctctttcactgttcatatggacacctgactgtttaAAGAcgggaaaaactgtgaacctgtcctttaattccTCACCGCTGCACCTTCATGTGACATAAGCTTAAATAATTTGTGAGTCAGATCACAAAACTCCTAAAGTTATTAGAATAAAGAACTCAACTGTCAATGGATGcagaaaataatacaaacatgtTCTGCACACAAAAAGCTAACTGAACTGCTGCAGGCAgaatttcacttaaaaaaaaagtacagttaAATTCACTACATTTAACAACTTACTGgatcatttttatgaatgaactCTACACGACTTGTGATAAAACCTGAAGGATGACGTGTCTGAatgaactgcatcacttccaCAGTCacatttcagcttttttctgttgcgttttgtttatttattgtgtattcaattaaacatttgatattttcttgACTTCTCTTGTAATTCTCTCACTTTTCCAGGTTTTCAAGACATTGTGAACAAAGTGACAACGACATGATAAAGTGTATTTTccagattttattgtttttgtacacaaaaaacacagggtCTTGCTTCCATCTGGTGAAACGATGAAAACctgtaaaaaagagaaaataatcaattaaaaaacagCTTAAACATTTGTGCATCAATTAACAGACACTGAACAATAACATTAAACCAAAGAGCATTCAGTGAtcgatatttttcaccattttctgacgttttacagaccaaacgactaattgatCAATCTATGAGAAAGCAGGTATTAATATCAAGCTTTAGTTTGGGCAGAATTTAGCTTCAATATTTAGTTCCCATTGCAAGCGAATCACCTGCTCTGGTCAGTTTGTTGGTgtgttattatttaatatttaacagtGTTTGTCTACAGCTTCAACCCTTCTCAGACAAATGCCTCGATGTCTTCAACCGAAAAAGACTCGCTGCTCTGAGGAACTGGAGCAGAACCACAGAACGTGACCCTGAACCAGCGACCACCAGAACCAGACTGAGTCCTGTTCCGACTCGTCATCGTATCATCACCGAAGGAACGAAAACTGAGCCACCGAACCGACACGTCACCCTCACGCTCGTTACAACGGAGGCCAGTTTCTGATTAAATCACTACCACCGTGACAAAAACAGTGAGAGCTTCAGTTATAACAGTTATTAAACTGTATGGAAGCAGCTGATTGGCTCAAtttgttattataatatattcaaCATTTTGTGGTGTCTGTTATCATATGAGAACGATTACTACAGTGTTTACATCCATTAAAAGAAGTAATGAGTTCAGGTTGTCGCGGTGACGGGACCCTGCGGTCTCTTACCCTCTTATGCGGTGGGTACTGGTGCTCCCTGGGGCATGACGGGCACCTCTGGCTTGGCCCCCTTCTGCTCAGACATGGGTGTGGTGGGCAGGGTCTCCTCCTTGGGCTCCACGATGCTGACGTGGTCGGGCAGGGGCTTCTTGGGGCCGATCTTACCGCTGGGATCCCAGGGCAGCATGATCTTCACCTTGATGCCCAGCACACCTGAGGATCACAAAGACATTTTAGCTCCAGCTAAACCCAAAGCCATGAAGCACAGAGTACTGAGCAGCACTGTGACgattagctgattaattgactagtctattcaaagaaaattaatcagccactattttgataattgattaattgtttcagttattttttaagtaaaaatgtcaaaaaattctcctgttccagcttcttaactGTGAgaatttgcttgttttcttgtcatttgGGGGAGAAGCATATTCACGGCATCATAGAGGGCTCTATAAAAATTGTGAatggcattttttttcacaatttactaacaagaagaagaaacaacttTCTGACTAAACTGGACATCTGTGCTAATTGTTGTGTCTGCAGTTGTTACTTGTTCTAAGTAGCTCAGTTAGGGTTGCATGATGTATGGAAAtagttattaaaatatgcacaaacagcttattttaagTGAAGTAACGTAGCTGATAACTGCTGTATTAGCCGGCTTGAGTCATGACAGTCCAGTAAACTGATGTGAAGTTTTAGTCCGACTCAGGATGGTTAGCAGATTTAAGCAGACTCTGACTGTCTTGTAGTGAATCTAGATATCACATTTATGAGGGGAACACAAGGGAACAATAACGTTTGTTAATGTGATTATAATCAGATGTGAAGCTGTGGAAGTCGACCAAACGGTGTGTTGATTCTACTTTATTCAGTCTGTTTCTACCTGCTGGTATCAGACTGATGTCAAACAGTTCAGAAGGATTAGTGAGCAGACTTTCACTTTCTGTTGTCTCTGTTTACACTAATCATTAAAGTGGATGTGCTGTATGGGatgatatttatgttttaaaatatgcataatGATGAAGCCATTGCAGGTCTTATTATTCTTACTCAACTGTTGCACATATAGGCCTAAAAAAATTAGATGTGATGATGCAGTCTTTTTGTGTTTgccaaagaaaaatgaaaacaaaactcaGTTTTAtgaccagcaaatattcacaattAAGCCTAGAATGTACAAAGGAAACAGTGTTGCTCATTTATTGAAGGctaaaaaaaaggtatttatctgactgaaattgaattgaaagaCAAGTCCTGCTCCAAATACTTGTGGACTGCTAAGTAtcatttggtttggtttcagTACCAATAATCAGGTCATCAGGTGTCAAAAGACTGAGCAGCAAACCTTCAAAACACCAAACACAGTAATCAGCTGCTGTACTCACCCTGCCTTAGCAGGACGTGGCGGACTGCTGTGTCGACGTAGTAGTTGACGGGGTCTCCGCTGTGGATCATCAGGCCATCCACAAACTTCATGGACTTGGCCCTCTGACCCCTCAGCTTACCGGACACAACGACCTCACAGCCCTTGGCGCCGCTCTCCATGATGAACCTCAGAACACCATAGCAAGCCCTGGAAGACAGGAAGTAACAGTAGTCTTAATACACAACAATTAAAACTGTAGACACAGACAGTTAATGTGTTTAGTTCTGGCGATTTATAAAATTCAAGTACATTTTGTGAAAGCTGGTATTAATTTAAAGCTTTAGTTTGGGTAGAACTGAGCATTAATTGTACTTTTACAGTTAATAGCAAACAGAAACACCTTGTTCTGGTCGTTTTACTGACGGGTAAATTCTCTAGATAACCTTTcactattttaaaaaagtcGACTGTCTACAGCTTCAACCCTTCTCAGACAAATGCCTCGATTGTCTTCAACCGAAAAGGACTCGCTGGTCTGAGGAACTGGAGCAGAACCACAGAACGTGACCCTGAACCAGCAACCACCAGAACCAGACTGAGTCCTGTTCCGACTCGTCATCGTATCATCACCGAAGGGACAAAAACCACCGAACCAACACGTCACCCTGAAGAGTATCACTTGTGCAGAAATACTTATGCACAACATATTACATTTCCTGTCAAACAAGTCACACTTGATGCTGTTATTTGCATGACTGactttattctttttgttttatcaggtgtcaattcaaattaaatacatCTCATTTATATGATGAGAGCAGCTCAAACTGACCAGTCAATCCTTCCAGCTGCTTACAGGAATTTTcactattatctgacatttcacagactaaatgattaatcgaggaaataattgtcagattcattgataatgacaaATTATTGTTAGTTGTAGTCCTGTTTATTAGTGTCAAAATGCTACACATGATCTTTAAAGAACAGCTGCATCAGTACAGCTGCAGTGAGTGGCTCGCATGTTGAATTGTTAATATTTGTTACCGTAGGTGACAATAAATCCAACCGGTGCTTACCTACGCACAGCCAGACCTCCCAGCAGCTTGTAACGCAGAGACTCAGCCTGAGCGATGGCGCACAGACCACGAGTGGCAACTTTCTCAGCGTACAgctgaaagagaggagagacgaTTCAaacactgttaatataaaaccaCAGTTTAGAGAGGAGTGAGTCAAGAgtactgaaatgttttctttacacTGAATTTAATGCAGATACATGaatttgctttcaaaacataaaaatgtcacaacTGCTGTCAGGGATGTTTAATCTttcttgtgtctgtttgtggaAGTTAAGTTCACTCCTGACTGTTTGGACCCTTCTCAGACAAATGCCTCTGTGTCTTCACGTGGAAAGGACTCGCTGATCTGAGGAACTGGAGCAGAACCACAGAACGTGGCTCTGAACCAGTAACCGCCAGAACCAGATTGAGTCCTGTTCTGTCTCGTCATCGTATCATCACCGAAGGGAGGACGATCAATACTGTCAAATGTTATAGGTGTTGCTGTGCAGCTATTAACTTTGGTCTGGGCAAtatttaaataactttattaCACCCTGATTTGAATCTTCAGTATTTAAATACTACAAGATTTACTAGTTTGTTGCCTTCATTGTTGTGCTTAACCattttactttgatttattAGTCAAAAGTTTCTGCATCCAAGCACAATGAAATCCTTTGAAAACCTCACTGTTATCATATTTTTGTGAGCATAATTTCTTCATGCAACTCATCCCGGTCTGCTTACCTCGACGCTGCCCTCAGGGAAGCCGAACCTCTTCTGGACCACAGCGGTCAGCTCTCTGATCCTACGGCCCTTCTCTCCCAGAACATTCTGGGTCCTGAAGACAGATTAACATCTACTGTTACACTGTGATCATGtgcaaaaaacatttatctgtcCACAGCGTCCAGTGGAAAGTTCAACATCATGCTCTTTAAGTTTTGTCCTGTGGCAGTGCTGAATATTACACAGCTAAGCTATAACTTTGATATATTAACAGTCTTGGAGTTTCATAGATGGGGTGTGTTGCTTCAGCTATCAgcaagaaatgaaaaacaatacaggaagtccagtttgagtcaCAGATCCATGAGTTTGAAGGTTTAACAGATGCCAACACGATATACTGTGGCGCCCATTTCATTTTACCACCACTTGGTGAATGGTTCAAAAATACTCTTCATAATTCAAGTAATCTATCAGGACTTTGGGCTCCATGTATGATTGGCAAACACAACCTTACTGGATGAAGCCAAGTTGTGGTAAAAGTTGagtctggttcaacttttttgctggaAGACCCTGCAGCTTTAAGGTTAAGACACTGGAGAATGTCCCTGGCATCTTAATGTCATTCATACACTTTCCTCTAACTTCCCATCATGTCTCTGCTGTCAGTATCTTGTGTTAAAACAAAAGGAAGCATAAAAATGAccctgaaaatatattttaaatgtttataatcTATTTTACTTCTGTCAGGATACAAACCTGGAATTATTTGGTACACATATTTATTGATAAGTAAAACTCACCTTGTGGCCAGGATGATGATCTCGGTCCTGGTTGGAGTCACACGCACCTCCACACCGGAGTAGCCATCCTCGGCAAGCTCACGAGTCAGAAACTCGTTCAGCTCGGCCTTGAAGATACCGTCTGAGACGAACTAGAGAGACAACAGAGTCAACTTCAGTATGATTGAACAACATGGGAAACCCAAACCTGTCATAACATGGAATGAACAAATAATAAAGGTAAAAGAAACCAATGAATGAGTCTGAGTAGCCTAATTCATAATACTACATCAATActatattaaaaacaatttaattcaGATTGACGCAGGCTGTAGAGAGAAACTCTAGAGATGCTCTACAGGTAGTGATAACAAGGccgcagaaaagtgacggtgaacgCGAGTGGAGCGGAGGAAAAGCTTCAATCTGGcagtagatgtacagtacagactacagagtgtcagttaataaacgctgcagcttctcaagaccgaGAAAAGTCTCGTCTGTTTCTCCAACCGATGGAGAAGTGAAGGAGGTTAATTTAACCTGACGACACTGAACACAACGGAGAAATGTTactgctgagtctctcctgagTTTTGATCAGCACATTCAGCCCCGACCTGACTGACATGGACTCTGTCCCGAACATGGACACCACACGTTATAGAAACGTAGAAACCTCAACGTCTGCACAGCTGTGAACTCATCACAGTGAACAACAGTGTGTTACATTAACGCAATTATTTGTGATTTCACATTTGCACATAACCTGTACTTTAAACTGTGAACTTTTATACATTCCCGGTCAATATCTTGTACAAGTCAACAGCTCTTTTCACTAAgattttttacaatattttacattttaattgcagattttttttatagttctatacttccaccacagctcaac is a window from the Thunnus thynnus chromosome 7, fThuThy2.1, whole genome shotgun sequence genome containing:
- the kctd14 gene encoding BTB/POZ domain-containing protein KCTD14, producing MSLPDYKSSEKQSSPAIPRTPVVQLNVGGHVFSTSLSTLRKHPDSKLAELFGGKPKLCTDAEGYYFIDRDGSHFGAVLEFLRSDRLPAENIPEVHKEAIHYNIKPLIKRLEETPRLFGELVGRQQFLSRVPHYKENIEVLIRIARAEAIAARHSTIMICVLRTEEDLGFYDNAINSLEADKESVVTFGPWKAVPSVKDLLDCIRMDIESQGYRVSVEPHVMEKSFMSRSYNYFYKLIFTWW
- the rps3 gene encoding 40S ribosomal protein S3, with translation MAVQISKKRKFVSDGIFKAELNEFLTRELAEDGYSGVEVRVTPTRTEIIILATRTQNVLGEKGRRIRELTAVVQKRFGFPEGSVELYAEKVATRGLCAIAQAESLRYKLLGGLAVRRACYGVLRFIMESGAKGCEVVVSGKLRGQRAKSMKFVDGLMIHSGDPVNYYVDTAVRHVLLRQGVLGIKVKIMLPWDPSGKIGPKKPLPDHVSIVEPKEETLPTTPMSEQKGAKPEVPVMPQGAPVPTA